The window caagtaaacaaaaaaacaaacaaaaaaaaaactatctgcTGATCCCATCAGATGAAGCTCAGTCTCAGGGTCTGTGTCCACAGGATCCACACATTCCTTTCACTGCAGCCATTCCAGCCCTGCCGTACATTGAGTTGTTTTAGACAATTCAGGGGCATTTGGTGTAACACTTCTCATAACGGAACAAAACTGTAACTAACTACttaatatataaaatgttaattttatatATAGTTGTATGTCCTTTGAATTATCTCAGATATTTTAGAAACAAGTTTTTGCTAAACTTTTTAATTGaatgtttgtttgggtttaaaATTGGGGAGACAAGGTCTTTATCCACTCAGCCCCACTCTTGGACACTGTAGGAGAGAGCGCTTGTCAATAATCTATCATAACGTCGCATCGTACTTCCCCTCTCAAGTGTCGAGTGCTGGAAAGCAGGGTGAACCCTTGTGTGCAAAATCATAGCTATGGATTGGTACAATGGCAATGCTGATTATTGACCTCAGTAGTTTGTCCCCACAGCAGAGTAGGTGGCAGAGGTGGATGCTTCCCTGCGGGTGGTATTAAATGGCGACAGCTCAAGCTCGGTGGTGGTGCACTCATTGTCAATGTTGCTAGTAGCAGTGGTGGGGGAGTGGGGCGGGCCACATTCGtcgcagcagcagcaacagcagtcCAAGAAGGCTCTGGCGAATGGCTGGCAcagacaaaacagcaaaacggGCGTCACAGCCGATTTGCAAAAGAGCATCATCTGGCTGACAAGGTGCAAAATGTCCAGGGCTCTCCTGGGAATGGTGGCCGCCATATACACATTAATGATGTTGCAGATGTTCTCTGGAATGATGCAGAACCCATAGAGGATGGCCAAAGCTACCACGGCACAGTTCATCTGGCTTTCCAGCTGAAGCTGCTTCTTGCCCCCACGGACACAGGCCCACTCGGCGTTGCGGATCTTGCGGGCAGTCGCTAGTGAGCTACAGATGGTGAACAGCGTTGGCAGgcagaaaaagcagccaaagtaCCACCAGAGGCGTGCACTGTTGTAGGTAAGCCCCAAGACATAGAGTGTGTCTGGGAGGTCTGTTGAGATGCGAACTACACAACGTTCACATGGTGTCACATCAGGTGGCTCGTCGTCCTCAGTGACCAGCTGTCTGATCAGCAGCTCAGGCAGTGCCAGCAGCAAAGCACCCACCCAGATGACCGCCAGCTTTGCAGTGGTAGATGCCCAGTTCTCGATCATCTCATAGTAGATCTGCACGTTGGTGGCTGCCCGGAAACGATCAATGCACAGAGCACACAGTGTGAAGGTTGTGATCCCAAGAGAAACCACCTGGGAGAAAGGCTAGAATCAggttaaaagttaaaagtacAATTTCATAACTGTAACAATTATGtgaagtaaagtaaaaataaaaagtacaacCGAGTTAGACCAGAATTTGTCTTTAACAATGTTAGCATTAAATTCAAATAAatctaacccccccccccaaaacatgGTAATATAtcagaaatgtatattaaaaaattgtatatatattttttgtatgcataaattgtgtgtattttttatgtatagATGGACAGTTTGCATCATTTTCACATTTGTACTAAATACAATATTCCATAGTCACATTTTTTAGTTACACTCAAATTAGATAATTAGTTTTGAAACAGTTTGAGCTAACCAAACGTTTTATGAGTTCTTGGTGCTAATAAAGGCTTCAAACACTTCTTTTTATACTCCAATGTTTTCAGCTTTTACACAGGAAGCCTGGGTACAGAACCTGAACACAGAACTGTCAGCAGAGTTTTGGGAAAAAgcaatttatacatttatttgacCACTTTGCATTGTGGGCGTGTATCAAGGGGAAGAGGCAGGAGGGATAATCAGAAACTGTGTTTCTTATCTGTTGGCTGGTGCCAGTGGTATCCCAAATTGCTCATTTTTAACTTGTAACAAATGTGACACAAGAGCAGTCAATCATTAGTCTGCGCCTCTCCCCCATGATATACGCCCACGATGAAAAATCAGGGTCAAAAGTctcatattgaaaaaaaaattagatatAATCAAtttagactttaaaaaaagtcttcagaaaaaaaataattttatgttgGGCTGTTCCAAATTGGATAAATCAATTAAAGATCTAAAATCAGATTCGGCAGAGTTTTTAGGTGTGTCATAAAGACCTGACACACCCACTATTGCAATACcagtgatgtttttatttacagtgttcaCTTTGATCAGACTGTtcacttttcagcttttcagttaTCTAGCTTTTGGCAGGACCTCCTGATAAAGGGACAGCCTGATTGGCTGACCAGCTCCAGCTGCCCTGCCAGCCTCTCTGGCgccacccctcctctgcagtgGAGCCGCATACCACACCTCACCACATTAGGTGACAATGTGGCGAGGTGATAACGTCAATAAACTCATGTAGGTCACTGCCTCAGACAAAAAGCTTCCACTGCTAAGAAGCttaaacacaataaataagACCTTTTGTCTCCAGATGTCACATTCAAACCCTTTCAGTTGTCACAAGCTGCAGACATGATAACTTGCTATGGCAATTTATGTAAGCAACAATTGAACAACAAATGTCAGTGTCTCAAAGGCAAGGATATGATGTTTTTTGTAATAGATTCAGTGGAAGTGGTGATattcagataaaaaaataaataaattaaaattaaattcatACATTTGTgagaataaatgcttttaaaagtgagtcagtccctGAAGAGTCATGGTATAAAGGTCCAACTTTAaagcagaaatatttttttacaaaaaccAGTTTGACTCAAAGGAATTTCTTTTACTCTGTATCATGggtacatttcatttattacCCATCTGGATAGTGGTTTTAGGGGTATCCAGAAACAGGCAGCTGTAGCTGATGAGTGTCAGCTAAACCTCATCTCTTTTATGTACAGCCTATTGTCCCTAACCTTTCTTATGAATTCATTAATATGTAGGGAAACAGACGAAATGATGAAAATGTTCTGATTGCCCCGGGGTTTTGGACCTGGGGTTTTCTGTTATAGTCTTTGaatttttgtcattatttaatGTTCTGTTGGCTCTCAATTTGAtccatgttgtttgttttggtttgccACAATATGAAGCATCGTAGACCACGGGTCATGGTTCGATCCCTAGTTCTTTCAGTCCTCATGCTAAACTATCCTTGTAGAATATGTAGCAAAAAAGTGCTCCTCTGAATGGATGGATAAAGCATATTGTAGCGCTTTGTTTGCTCAAGTAGAGTAGCAAAGTGTAGCCTATTTACCGTTTAGTTCTTTGTGTCAGTTTCTGGTTATTTCCATGTGTACCCTGCCTATTTGTTGTTTTGTATACTTTATATCTTTTTAAGCCTGGATTATACTCTGTTGCAGACACAGGGACCTCGTACCCCAACAACCGAGTAGATATTACTGTTAAGCAGGTTTTAAGCCTGGATTATACTCATTTGTTGGAGACCTGATGTTCACACAGTTAATGCATTGGACAACTCATGAGGTCACAAAAAGAGGCAGGCATGCAGACCCCCACACTAACTGTCTGATGACAAAATTTACGTCACAGGATCACAGAAAGTATAGAATCCTCCATCATGAACCGCTATGTCAAGTCTCTGTGTTTGAGTCTGTCATCTGTTTAGTCACTTTCTATTTTTACTTTAGTAGTCTTTTGTCATCTGTGCTTTGTCTTCTAGTTTTAGCAGTGGTTCTCCACCTGCCCCCTACTTGCCTCAGTCATTGtctcttatatttattgtctcAGTCTCTCTTTGTCCTTTGTCCCACTTATGTTTTCCATAGCATTTCCCAATTTAGTAATTATTCCTTCTGACTCCTGGGTCTTGGCTTTTACTTTGAACCGTCTATCGCACATTCATTAAAAAGGCTCACTTTGGTAACCTTCATCTCTTGCTTACTGCATTTGGGTCTGCAAAACTACAACCAGCTTCCAGGCAGCAAATGATAGTCTTGTGTACTTGGTACTGAGTTTTACTTCTCCTGTCTCGTTGATATTAATTTGTTCCATTCTGTGTTCCTTGCTGTCCCAGTCTCATCTGCATTTATTCTTGTGACTTCTCATCTTCCTCTGTGAAGTTCTCCTGTTCTCCTCCATGTAAGTTAAGCCTTGTTGCCCATGTAGTTGTGTTTTCCTATTTTATTGTGGTAACCATTGCTCTCTGTGGCTCATGTTGTTTGCTTCCTCTGCCTTGTTACGTCTATAGCTTCCACCTGTGTGTCCAACCTGTTGCCTCTCCTCTTGATATCCAGTGTGTACTTATTATCTCTGTCTTCTGCTGCCCTTTGTCATTGTCCTGCCATAGTTGTGTGCTCCTTGCTACATGTTCCCACGATTATGTACCCATAGTTTTCCCTAGAATGTGTATTCCTGGCTCCACTTGATTTGGTATTTTGTCTTTGGATGAAACTCCAGCACTAAAGCTGTTCTTGAGTTCATGTGTGGCCTCCATAACATGCAGAGACTAGATGTGGCACATATGTAGAGTAATTTTTTAACATGATGTTATATTCGATTGAGCATGTTGAGTTTGACCAGAAATGTCCTTTTATTTCTCCTGAAATTATGCAGTGGGTTAAGATGAAACTCTACACACACAGTGTGGGTTTCCAAGAAGAGGAACATTTCATGTCAACTGTCATATATACGATGTTTAGTACATTTTTAACATGTCATTATTACATTCCTTTAAGTTTTTCAATTTGAGCAGAGTTGACCtttaattttgaaataaaactTAGCACAGATGTAGAGTAGatgagcctgaggagaaatgTGTTGAAAGTTTTCATGTCAACTATGAAGAGCGacttttgattaatgttttgaaCACGTGTTGAAGTTGAGAATAATGTTCTTTTAACATGTCAGGAATTATGCACCTATGCAGAGAGGGAACTCTGTACAGATATATTGTGGATGCAGGTCACATTTAAGATTTCAAGAAATCATGAATGAAAAAGCTCATTACCAGCAAAATTGAAAAGAAGATAAAATGAAACTTGGGGATTGGGGGGAAAAGGTCCTGGACCTGGtcctggaaaaaaaaccaactgaTATATGGACTGACTCACTTTTGAAGCCAGTCTCAGGTAGTCATTAGAGGATTTATTGTGTATGAAGGAGGAGAACGAAGGAGAGCGCTTTGTGTAGATGCGCAAAACAATTTAGAGGTTCACTTGACTGCGATGGTCTCACCTGTAAGATGAACTCGGCTACAATTATATCTGCTGCACCATGAGGGACTACCAAACCACCACACCCCCACTACCCCACCACCCTGCCTCTCACCTCCAGATAGGGGATAATCCTGCATGAGAACTCTCCCAGCAGCCATTTCTTGGTGAGCTCATGAAACACCACAAGCggcaagcagaagaagatgatgaCGAAATCCCAGAGTGCGAGGCTGGCCAGCAACGAGTTGGAGATGCTCCTCATGTAGTAGTTGTGACACACAATACACATGATCGACACGTTCCCGATGATGCCCACTGTAAAGATGAGGGCGGCGGTTATCAGTACAGCATAGGCCCCGTACGACTCCGCGGTTACCGGGTAGAATGGATTCTTTACCTGCTTGCGTCTGGTTCGCGTGTTCACTGGAACGAGCCGCGTGGTGTCGGGAAAGTCCGGGAGAGAGTACTCGTCCTCATAGTCACTTGTATTGATTCTCAAGGGGGGGTCGGCTTCTAGCTCCTGCGCCATGGCCACAGGTAGCGGTTCGCTGTGCGTCGCCCTGCCGGATACGGCAACCCGCCTTTGCCTTCGTGTGCGTCCACTCATCCTGCGCGTGCAGTTGGGTCCATGCTGGGTTTGTTTAGACACTTCATTGCTCGGCTCATCTGTATCATTTTCTTTCGTGCCTAAAACTAGAACTTCTGGTAAAAATGACCGAGTTCCACTTTGGGCACCACCTTCAGGCAGAGAGCGCCTGGTGATCTTTTTCTCTAGCAGCTCAGACGACGAGGAGTTGAGAGGAACCAGCCATGAGGCTTCTGCACTCGTACTGCGTGTCCCCCCACGGTCCTCCTCGCTGACTGTGCGCCATCTCCGGCTGTGCACATTCCTTTCAGCGGTGGCGGATTTATTATAAGGACTAAACGTCGTCTTTGTTTTGTCCCAGTGAAGCTGACAAACGACGGCTTCGCTGCACAGCCACAAACACAGGAGACTCAGGGCTGCACACATCCTCATGGCTTTGGCTAAACCGCAAAATGAAACAGTGTGATCGATTGCTCCATCTCTGGGTTTTGATAGTTTTTAAACTCAAATCTGCCGCCAAACCTTTcaactttctttcatttttgtgtaCACAGAGCTTCCTCGAAGTCTTTGGCCGTTTAAGAGTGCTGCACCTTTCAAGTTCGGGTGCGTCCCAGTGCGTCTCCAGTCCGGAGGCATCAccggtgagaaaaaaaaaatctgatcgGAAAAGTTTTCAAACTGGCCTGAAAACTGAACTAAATAAGTAAATCCTCAGCGTCAGGAATTGGGTGTTGGGATGGAGAATCCCTGAGTAGGTCCACAGTACGTTTCTGCACGCGTGGCAGGTCCGGAGCGCCCGGAGACCGGAGTGGAGCACCGACGAATGCGAGTAGAGACACGACCAAGCTCGATGTGACAGagtaagaagaggaggaggagggagggggacTAGGGCCGGGGGTGGTGGTTGTTATCGTCTGTTAAACCTGCTATTAAATCCCATCGGATACTACATTAAACCGTCCAATATTCTAAACGTGCTTTACGGTACCGATGTGTATCGTCAGAAAAATGATGTTTATGGTTGCTCCAGAATTTGGAAAcatgtttatttgatttatatttttgtacTTAAGAGATCATGTGAAAGGTTTTCAGGCACAAAAGGGGGAGcatatgaaaaacaacaataacaaatatACGTTGAAACTTCCTTTAAAAgaaatgtgttgttgttgttttactcTTGTGTGCCATCAGATGGGAAATTTGGGTATTAGTGCACTAGTACTGACCTGTACTATTCAAACTTAAACAGGATTTAAAGGTGCACCTG is drawn from Pelmatolapia mariae isolate MD_Pm_ZW linkage group LG7, Pm_UMD_F_2, whole genome shotgun sequence and contains these coding sequences:
- the LOC134631095 gene encoding prosaposin receptor GPR37-like isoform X2, producing MRMCAALSLLCLWLCSEAVVCQLHWDKTKTTFSPYNKSATAERNVHSRRWRTVSEEDRGGTRSTSAEASWLVPLNSSSSELLEKKITRRSLPEGGAQSGTRSFLPEVLVLGTKENDTDEPSNEVSKQTQHGPNCTRRMSGRTRRQRRVAVSGRATHSEPLPVAMAQELEADPPLRINTSDYEDEYSLPDFPDTTRLVPVNTRTRRKQVKNPFYPVTAESYGAYAVLITAALIFTVGIIGNVSIMCIVCHNYYMRSISNSLLASLALWDFVIIFFCLPLVVFHELTKKWLLGEFSCRIIPYLEVVSLGITTFTLCALCIDRFRAATNVQIYYEMIENWASTTAKLAVIWVGALLLALPELLIRQLVTEDDEPPDVTPCERCVVRISTDLPDTLYVLGLTYNSARLWWYFGCFFCLPTLFTICSSLATARKIRNAEWACVRGGKKQLQLESQMNCAVVALAILYGFCIIPENICNIINVYMAATIPRRALDILHLVSQMMLFCKSAVTPVLLFCLCQPFARAFLDCCCCCCDECGPPHSPTTATSNIDNECTTTELELSPFNTTRREASTSATYSAVGTNY
- the LOC134631095 gene encoding prosaposin receptor GPR37-like isoform X1: MRMCAALSLLCLWLCSEAVVCQLHWDKTKTTFSPYNKSATAERNVHSRRWRTVSEEDRGGTRSTSAEASWLVPLNSSSSELLEKKITRRSLPEGGAQSGTRSFLPEVLVLGTKENDTDEPSNEVSKQTQHGPNCTRRMSGRTRRQRRVAVSGRATHSEPLPVAMAQELEADPPLRINTSDYEDEYSLPDFPDTTRLVPVNTRTRRKQVKNPFYPVTAESYGAYAVLITAALIFTVGIIGNVSIMCIVCHNYYMRSISNSLLASLALWDFVIIFFCLPLVVFHELTKKWLLGEFSCRIIPYLEPFSQVVSLGITTFTLCALCIDRFRAATNVQIYYEMIENWASTTAKLAVIWVGALLLALPELLIRQLVTEDDEPPDVTPCERCVVRISTDLPDTLYVLGLTYNSARLWWYFGCFFCLPTLFTICSSLATARKIRNAEWACVRGGKKQLQLESQMNCAVVALAILYGFCIIPENICNIINVYMAATIPRRALDILHLVSQMMLFCKSAVTPVLLFCLCQPFARAFLDCCCCCCDECGPPHSPTTATSNIDNECTTTELELSPFNTTRREASTSATYSAVGTNY